In Acaryochloris sp. CCMEE 5410, the following proteins share a genomic window:
- a CDS encoding TraM recognition domain-containing protein, with protein MSATLQLPLIDDMSFLEKIPQLVTTSEMVRGSGGLIIALSQSFEGLKSDYGEKEAEALLTNFPIQIFLGANTLGTAKWSAGAFGDAARYEDVFSRSFGGGQVQCREDKRRTVESLIKSADILNLKPPSPDSGFTFYMKTPQWGQEFAKHIPWHQVMQRTAPKKKAILTELPKQFQRPEIWNAKDLQRLLKGKPSRVNQDVTSPSTIADNLRLFEAEVLRCLDDLAQLGAADVIQHLSQFLSTHNKDQEKDE; from the coding sequence GTGTCAGCAACCCTTCAATTACCCCTTATTGACGACATGAGTTTCCTGGAGAAAATCCCTCAGTTGGTTACCACAAGTGAGATGGTCAGGGGATCGGGTGGATTAATCATAGCGCTATCGCAGTCGTTTGAAGGCCTAAAATCTGACTATGGAGAGAAGGAAGCTGAGGCTTTACTAACGAATTTTCCTATCCAGATATTTCTAGGGGCTAATACTCTTGGAACTGCTAAGTGGAGTGCTGGAGCGTTTGGCGATGCCGCAAGGTATGAAGATGTCTTTAGTCGGAGTTTCGGTGGTGGCCAGGTGCAATGCCGAGAGGATAAGCGGCGAACAGTAGAGAGTCTGATCAAAAGTGCTGACATCCTTAACTTGAAGCCACCTTCCCCGGACAGCGGTTTTACGTTCTATATGAAGACGCCTCAATGGGGCCAGGAGTTTGCCAAGCATATACCGTGGCACCAGGTGATGCAGCGAACTGCCCCTAAGAAAAAAGCAATTCTAACAGAACTCCCGAAACAGTTTCAGCGCCCAGAGATATGGAATGCCAAGGACTTGCAAAGGTTGCTGAAAGGTAAACCAAGCCGTGTGAATCAGGATGTGACTTCACCGAGCACAATAGCCGACAATTTACGGCTATTTGAAGCAGAGGTTTTGCGATGTCTTGATGACTTGGCGCAGTTAGGAGCTGCCGACGTTATCCAACATCTCTCACAGTTTTTATCAACTCACAACAAGGACCAAGAGAAAGATGAGTAA
- a CDS encoding tyrosine-type recombinase/integrase, whose product MSSADRILRQAFARVGLEGFSTHSFRRTALTRMHSAGVPTKHIQRISGHRTLAALPGYLEVTDEQVEGAISTLEF is encoded by the coding sequence GTGAGTTCAGCAGACCGAATCTTGAGGCAAGCTTTTGCTCGGGTGGGACTGGAAGGGTTTAGCACCCACAGCTTCAGACGCACGGCTTTGACTCGGATGCACAGCGCTGGTGTACCAACGAAGCATATTCAGCGGATTTCGGGGCATAGGACGTTGGCCGCATTGCCAGGGTACTTGGAAGTCACCGATGAGCAGGTTGAGGGGGCAATATCGACGTTGGAGTTTTAG
- a CDS encoding Rpn family recombination-promoting nuclease/putative transposase gives MKTDSIFYRIFKTDPGILFELLGQSPEAAQGYEFKSVEIKQVAFRLDGVFLPTPEAVDQTVWFVEVQFQRDPVFYQRFFSEIYLYLNLHPDTIDWQAVVIYPKRSIEPDYPHVFRANLNSDQVHRVYLEDLEEAVDSLGVGLMQLIVADSAKTVTQAQALLSRAQSQEQTNPRFAAIMELIETIVVYKFPQLSREEIESMLGLSELKQTKVYQEALNEGEQTGEARLVLRQLTRRIGDVAPELRSQIQALSLDQIESLGEALLDFSEPADLVQWLRGNRSE, from the coding sequence TTGAAAACAGACTCCATTTTCTACCGCATCTTCAAGACTGACCCCGGCATCTTATTTGAGCTGCTAGGACAATCCCCCGAAGCCGCCCAAGGCTATGAATTTAAGTCAGTTGAAATCAAACAAGTTGCCTTTCGCCTTGATGGGGTGTTCTTGCCCACCCCGGAGGCTGTAGACCAGACCGTCTGGTTTGTCGAAGTTCAGTTTCAACGTGACCCGGTTTTCTATCAGCGTTTCTTTTCGGAGATTTATCTGTATCTCAATCTGCATCCCGATACCATCGATTGGCAAGCCGTTGTTATCTATCCCAAACGAAGCATTGAGCCGGACTATCCCCATGTATTCCGGGCCAATTTGAATAGCGATCAGGTGCATCGCGTTTACTTGGAAGACTTGGAAGAAGCCGTTGATTCTCTTGGTGTGGGACTGATGCAGTTGATTGTGGCTGACTCAGCAAAAACCGTCACCCAGGCCCAAGCTTTGCTCTCTAGGGCTCAATCGCAAGAACAGACAAATCCCAGGTTTGCAGCGATAATGGAGTTGATTGAAACGATTGTGGTCTATAAATTTCCACAACTGAGTCGGGAAGAGATAGAGAGTATGTTGGGCTTAAGCGAACTCAAACAGACAAAAGTCTATCAGGAGGCTTTGAATGAAGGAGAGCAGACTGGTGAAGCCAGACTAGTCCTTCGCCAGCTCACCCGCCGAATCGGTGACGTTGCTCCAGAGTTGCGATCGCAGATCCAAGCCCTCTCCCTCGACCAAATCGAATCCCTCGGTGAAGCCCTACTCGACTTCTCAGAACCTGCTGACTTAGTGCAGTGGTTGCGAGGCAATCGATCTGAGTAG
- a CDS encoding FG-GAP-like repeat-containing protein has translation MLTDGASNGTPTPNAVFGPSQTAHPSFNPSTGWNSNDSLPRQVADVNGDNRADIIGFSNNGVFVALGQTDGTFGSLIAANANFTRATGWNSNDSLPRRVADVNGDNRADIIGFSNNGVFVALGQTDGTFGSLIAANANFTPATGWNSNDSLPRQVADVNGDNRADIIGFSNNGVFVALGQTDGTFGPAIAANANFTRATGWNSNDRLPRQVADVNGDGRADIVGFSNNGVFVALGQTDGTFSTATLANANFTPATGWNSNDTLLRLVADVNGDNRADIVGFAGDGTYVALGQTDGTFGPVTLATQQFSPQQGFTSQAQQLRLIADIDGNGRGDIVGFGSTGVGVAASLIVDDVLTGDAGNDRLVGGAGSDLLTGGADADTFVFDANAAVSGTNQITDFNAAEGDRLEIAQAAFGSEITFNSTTGELTVAGTYNNTLAVLTNPSGFDVNTHITLV, from the coding sequence GTGCTCACCGATGGAGCCAGTAACGGCACCCCCACTCCCAATGCCGTCTTCGGCCCCAGTCAAACAGCCCATCCCAGCTTCAACCCCTCAACGGGCTGGAACAGTAACGATAGTCTGCCTCGCCAAGTCGCGGATGTGAATGGGGATAATCGCGCTGATATTATTGGCTTCTCCAACAACGGTGTGTTTGTTGCCCTCGGTCAAACGGATGGCACCTTTGGTTCCCTTATTGCAGCCAACGCCAACTTTACCCGCGCCACCGGCTGGAACAGTAACGATAGCCTGCCTCGCCGCGTGGCTGATGTCAACGGCGATAATCGCGCTGATATTATTGGCTTCTCCAATAACGGTGTGTTTGTTGCCCTTGGTCAAACGGATGGCACCTTTGGTTCCCTTATTGCAGCCAACGCCAACTTTACCCCTGCCACCGGCTGGAATAGTAACGACAGTCTGCCTCGTCAAGTCGCGGATGTGAATGGGGATAATCGCGCCGATATTATTGGCTTCTCCAACAACGGTGTGTTTGTTGCCCTTGGTCAAACGGATGGCACCTTTGGCCCCGCTATTGCAGCCAACGCCAACTTTACCCGTGCCACCGGTTGGAACAGTAACGATAGACTGCCTCGCCAAGTGGCTGATGTCAATGGGGATGGTCGCGCTGATATTGTCGGCTTCTCCAACAACGGTGTCTTCGTTGCCCTCGGTCAAACCGATGGTACCTTCAGCACCGCCACTTTAGCCAACGCCAACTTTACCCCTGCCACGGGCTGGAATAGTAACGATACCCTGCTGCGTTTAGTCGCGGATGTCAATGGCGATAACCGAGCTGATATCGTTGGCTTTGCCGGTGATGGCACCTATGTTGCCCTCGGCCAAACCGATGGCACCTTTGGTCCGGTCACCCTAGCTACCCAGCAATTTTCGCCACAGCAAGGCTTTACCAGTCAAGCCCAGCAACTGCGTCTGATTGCCGATATCGATGGTAATGGCCGCGGGGATATTGTGGGCTTTGGCAGCACGGGGGTTGGGGTTGCTGCTTCCTTAATTGTGGATGATGTGCTCACAGGCGATGCTGGCAATGACCGTTTAGTCGGTGGTGCTGGCAGTGACCTACTCACAGGGGGGGCGGATGCAGATACGTTTGTATTTGATGCCAATGCTGCAGTGAGTGGGACGAATCAGATTACGGACTTTAATGCAGCCGAGGGAGACCGCCTAGAGATTGCTCAAGCCGCTTTTGGGAGTGAGATTACCTTCAATAGCACAACGGGTGAGCTGACGGTGGCAGGGACGTACAACAATACCCTGGCGGTTCTGACGAATCCATCAGGGTTTGATGTCAATACCCACATCACACTGGTGTAA
- a CDS encoding DUF4158 domain-containing protein, giving the protein MKRKWHPEELLEHWSIQPDEEHLLSRRQGANRLGFVLLLKFSNTKDASLNRSMRFLVWP; this is encoded by the coding sequence ATGAAACGGAAATGGCATCCAGAAGAGCTACTTGAGCATTGGTCTATCCAGCCTGATGAGGAACATCTGTTGTCCAGACGTCAAGGCGCAAACCGCTTAGGATTTGTCCTGCTGCTTAAATTTTCCAATACGAAGGACGCTTCCCTGAACAGAAGTATGAGATTCCTCGTATGGCCATAA
- a CDS encoding pentapeptide repeat-containing protein, whose protein sequence is MANPEHLAELMKGVESWNEWKSIHLINPSTFSGTELREALQNGIDVYSLPFRADLRGADLEGIDLNHIDLCWADLRGTNLAGANLQAANLMKTDFCQANLSGAILSGASLQDAVMTQADLNGAILIKTSMIQTRLRGAILRGANLKQARILGSFLEDVNLKKGVLEKADLKGSKFKNANLNGATLEGADLRASNFCGADLEEASLRGANVRSVKLCDANLNRTDFRDAHHLTWWTVRDAKNWKKGIYDTAFGKMLAQIIQSNEDED, encoded by the coding sequence GTGGCAAATCCTGAGCATCTAGCAGAGTTAATGAAGGGGGTTGAATCTTGGAATGAATGGAAATCGATCCACTTGATTAACCCGTCAACTTTTTCCGGAACTGAACTGCGTGAGGCGCTTCAGAATGGGATTGATGTTTATTCTTTGCCCTTTCGGGCTGACCTTCGTGGGGCTGATTTGGAGGGAATTGATCTAAATCATATTGACTTATGTTGGGCTGATTTGAGGGGCACTAATTTAGCAGGGGCCAATCTTCAAGCAGCCAATCTTATGAAGACTGATTTTTGCCAAGCCAATCTCAGTGGAGCCATATTGAGCGGAGCCTCCCTACAGGACGCAGTGATGACACAAGCAGACCTAAATGGAGCCATCCTAATCAAAACCAGCATGATTCAAACTCGATTGAGGGGGGCCATTTTGAGGGGAGCTAACTTGAAACAAGCCCGTATATTGGGGTCTTTTCTCGAAGACGTCAATCTGAAAAAGGGTGTTCTTGAAAAGGCTGATCTCAAGGGGTCGAAATTTAAAAATGCGAATCTAAATGGGGCAACCCTGGAAGGCGCTGATCTTAGAGCTTCCAACTTTTGTGGGGCTGACTTAGAGGAGGCTAGCTTAAGAGGAGCCAATGTGCGATCAGTGAAGCTTTGTGATGCCAACCTCAATAGGACTGACTTTAGAGACGCCCATCATCTCACCTGGTGGACTGTCAGAGACGCCAAAAACTGGAAAAAAGGGATTTATGACACAGCCTTCGGCAAAATGTTAGCGCAGATCATTCAATCGAACGAAGATGAAGATTAG
- a CDS encoding IS1096 element passenger TnpR family protein, which translates to MRVEEFLRSREIRPNTHKAYERDLKQIMDWTPKGWHEITSRDLDRYKNYLKTEPNHRGKLRKSATINRSLAALQSFFKWLTLRDHITKNPALLLEKLKADPVLPQEFSQDEVDNLYQAICDRGFHAFRDRALLHLIDHGLRASEIHRLNVGNYDGQRITIRVAKADSVGTVPLLKKARKAIDQYKQWREQQGDVLENDSPLFVSHSNNSKGQRLQYWGIYKIFKAIAEIAEVENAHPHRGRHTLATRLVMKDMDSALARRITRHASEQSFVRYSDRGIELKAEQEFYEVHGEAPGDGVAEDQPESIQLEAIVDEPSNWPKITSVGMPLNEVSSVYQLKITLLGVRPQVWRRIQVPETTTLAQLHTVLQVVMGWEDYHLHKFTISEDETITLAELLGDDLFPFGYLYDFGDMWQHEIKVEKKLASKLGKTYPVCLTGKRACPPEDCGGDWGYVHLLGVLKNPLHPEYEERMEWVSSDFDPKVFDLEEVNQALKEMEVREGYSH; encoded by the coding sequence ATGCGAGTCGAAGAATTCTTGAGATCCCGTGAAATCCGACCCAACACCCACAAAGCCTATGAGCGAGACTTGAAGCAGATCATGGACTGGACCCCAAAGGGATGGCATGAGATTACCTCCAGGGACTTGGATCGCTACAAGAACTATCTCAAGACTGAACCCAACCACCGGGGCAAACTCCGCAAGTCAGCGACCATTAACCGCAGCTTGGCGGCATTGCAGAGCTTCTTCAAATGGCTGACGCTTCGGGACCACATCACCAAAAACCCAGCGTTGCTCCTAGAAAAGCTGAAGGCTGATCCAGTGCTACCCCAGGAGTTCAGCCAGGATGAGGTGGATAATCTCTATCAGGCGATTTGCGATCGCGGCTTCCATGCCTTCCGGGATCGGGCCTTGCTGCACTTGATTGATCATGGGTTAAGGGCATCAGAGATTCACAGGCTGAACGTTGGGAATTATGACGGGCAGCGCATCACCATTCGAGTCGCTAAAGCAGATAGTGTGGGCACCGTGCCACTGCTGAAGAAAGCCCGAAAAGCGATTGACCAGTACAAGCAATGGCGAGAGCAGCAGGGGGATGTTCTGGAAAATGATTCACCGTTGTTCGTCTCCCACTCCAACAACAGTAAGGGTCAGCGATTACAGTACTGGGGCATCTACAAGATCTTTAAGGCGATAGCAGAGATTGCTGAGGTAGAGAATGCCCACCCGCACCGGGGACGGCATACCCTGGCCACTCGGTTGGTGATGAAGGATATGGATTCAGCTTTGGCTCGACGGATTACCCGTCATGCTTCGGAACAGTCGTTTGTCCGGTATTCAGATCGAGGAATTGAGTTGAAGGCAGAGCAGGAATTCTATGAAGTGCATGGAGAAGCACCAGGGGATGGAGTGGCTGAAGACCAACCGGAGAGTATCCAACTTGAGGCTATTGTTGATGAACCTTCGAACTGGCCCAAGATTACTTCGGTAGGGATGCCCTTGAATGAGGTATCCAGTGTTTATCAGTTGAAAATCACGTTGTTGGGAGTAAGACCTCAAGTCTGGCGGCGAATTCAAGTCCCAGAGACCACGACGCTGGCTCAACTCCATACGGTGTTGCAAGTTGTGATGGGGTGGGAAGATTACCACCTTCACAAGTTCACGATCAGTGAGGATGAAACCATCACGTTGGCAGAGTTGCTTGGAGATGACTTATTCCCATTTGGCTACCTTTACGATTTCGGAGATATGTGGCAACACGAAATCAAGGTTGAGAAAAAGTTAGCAAGTAAATTAGGGAAAACTTACCCCGTTTGCCTGACCGGGAAACGGGCCTGCCCACCGGAAGACTGTGGTGGAGACTGGGGGTATGTTCATCTACTGGGGGTTTTGAAGAATCCCTTACATCCAGAGTACGAGGAACGGATGGAATGGGTCAGCAGTGATTTTGACCCGAAAGTGTTTGACTTAGAGGAGGTGAATCAAGCCTTGAAGGAGATGGAGGTTAGAGAAGGTTACAGTCATTAA
- a CDS encoding tyrosine-type recombinase/integrase, whose protein sequence is MSRFAQTPDIQSVRLIEFGKEKSEPSSIPLKPAVVNLRSQRIEQFLTLKNLAANTRRNYERHLRQFSLWVNKDWHQITLNDLKRYKTYLESGRQLKQGSVGAVLIAIKSFFSWLIKAGYIEDNPSAAISIPVTPETEGKNLELFQVEALFEALEGRSTEIRDRAILCLMIYAGLRAEEISLLNAGDYNGVEIAIRQAKHGSVGKVPVDDQTDAALRANLRVRMTDCEGEMTADDPMFASTSHRNKGQRLGYEGIYKMVKALAQDAGWPDIHPHKGRHTYASQLIENGMDAYLAMTLMRQRSVKAFEVYSQKVRYRTAKGVFLENKGEVERQPMSLEELVTAGEESNVEMVPLKAFVVEPDLVTSIRAVDMPLNTIQVGLVLKVSGKKKGKVRKEIEDRVLSPHQMVKLKPRGNEYQLIVGVEEDDDLSAILSQMKWEMEVLGELDECLVKVAWVRDGLIVKRA, encoded by the coding sequence ATGTCACGTTTTGCTCAAACTCCCGACATCCAGTCTGTCCGTCTTATTGAGTTTGGCAAGGAGAAATCAGAGCCGAGTTCAATCCCATTGAAACCAGCTGTAGTTAATCTGCGATCGCAAAGAATCGAACAGTTCCTCACCCTGAAGAACCTGGCGGCCAATACCCGACGCAATTATGAACGACATCTACGACAGTTCAGCTTGTGGGTGAACAAGGACTGGCACCAGATCACCTTAAATGACTTGAAGCGCTATAAGACTTACCTAGAATCGGGTCGGCAGTTGAAGCAAGGTTCCGTGGGGGCTGTCCTGATTGCAATCAAGAGTTTCTTTTCCTGGTTGATCAAGGCTGGGTATATCGAGGATAACCCCAGTGCCGCCATCAGTATTCCGGTAACTCCGGAAACGGAAGGAAAGAACCTGGAATTGTTTCAGGTGGAGGCCCTGTTTGAAGCGCTGGAAGGTCGGAGTACTGAGATCCGGGACCGAGCGATTCTCTGTTTGATGATCTATGCCGGGTTAAGAGCTGAGGAAATCTCTCTGCTTAATGCCGGGGATTATAACGGTGTGGAGATCGCGATTCGGCAGGCTAAGCATGGGTCCGTTGGTAAGGTGCCTGTAGATGATCAAACTGATGCAGCACTGCGGGCCAATCTCCGAGTTCGGATGACAGACTGTGAGGGAGAGATGACGGCAGACGATCCAATGTTTGCCTCTACGAGTCATCGAAATAAAGGTCAACGGTTGGGGTATGAGGGCATCTATAAGATGGTCAAAGCCCTGGCCCAGGATGCAGGCTGGCCTGATATTCACCCCCATAAAGGACGGCATACCTATGCCAGTCAGTTGATTGAGAATGGCATGGATGCCTACCTGGCGATGACATTGATGCGCCAGAGATCCGTGAAGGCATTTGAGGTATATTCCCAGAAAGTCAGGTATCGGACGGCCAAAGGGGTGTTTCTGGAGAATAAAGGGGAAGTGGAGCGACAGCCTATGTCGTTGGAAGAGCTGGTGACTGCCGGTGAGGAATCCAATGTTGAAATGGTTCCGTTAAAGGCATTTGTTGTGGAGCCTGATTTAGTTACCTCGATCCGAGCGGTGGATATGCCTTTGAATACTATTCAGGTGGGGTTAGTCCTGAAGGTATCAGGGAAGAAAAAGGGCAAGGTCAGAAAAGAGATAGAGGATCGGGTGTTGAGTCCGCATCAGATGGTCAAGCTGAAACCACGAGGAAATGAGTACCAGCTGATTGTTGGGGTTGAGGAAGACGATGACTTGTCAGCGATCCTCTCTCAGATGAAGTGGGAGATGGAGGTTCTGGGAGAGTTGGATGAATGCTTGGTGAAAGTCGCGTGGGTTAGGGATGGTTTGATAGTTAAAAGAGCCTAA
- a CDS encoding DUF4158 domain-containing protein: MAITFVASQLNLLPEQFQDYNWRGRSIQNHRAQIRQFTGFRQATVTDQNQLRTWLVDSALSQEQDYHHLKLKVYAQLRSLRIEPPTPARIKRLIRSAQHLFERQLFP; encoded by the coding sequence ATGGCCATAACCTTTGTAGCAAGCCAGCTAAACTTATTGCCAGAGCAGTTTCAAGACTATAACTGGCGAGGTAGGAGCATTCAGAATCACCGGGCCCAGATTCGCCAATTTACTGGATTTCGACAAGCCACGGTAACAGACCAAAATCAGTTACGCACTTGGTTAGTCGATTCAGCTCTGAGTCAAGAGCAGGACTATCATCATCTGAAATTGAAAGTCTATGCTCAACTGCGTTCTCTTCGGATTGAACCACCAACCCCCGCTAGAATTAAGCGCTTAATTCGGTCTGCTCAACACCTATTTGAGAGGCAGCTTTTTCCTTAA
- a CDS encoding tyrosine-type recombinase/integrase, which produces MSELVLATVATEFLSRPGYATSTLKSYELTLLPLLEQQGHLPIELLSRGVLEDYLNSLEHLSYTTHRRHQSILQSLLNFAVERGYLRSNPIAHLRQRRPDAQQGESLTDELVRYLSPQQLERLYQLVRPDVRLHALVALLHRSGARISEILSLDLEVIDLKGRKYQVLGKGNKKRWCFYSQDAEQILEKYIHHYRHSGNGALFTARQPMTRTISRLSYTTVYKAWKKMTRDEPLLKGVRIHDLRHTFATERVGLMGIEELRALLGHQHIQTTLRYQKVTSARAEEVAMQALKKLTSG; this is translated from the coding sequence ATGTCGGAGTTAGTTTTAGCAACAGTTGCGACGGAGTTTCTCAGCCGTCCGGGCTATGCGACGAGTACCCTCAAGTCCTATGAACTGACCCTCTTACCTTTGCTAGAGCAACAGGGACATTTACCAATAGAATTGCTCTCTCGTGGGGTCTTGGAGGATTACCTCAACAGCCTGGAACACTTGTCCTACACCACCCATCGGCGGCACCAGTCAATTCTTCAATCTCTGCTGAATTTTGCCGTTGAGCGGGGGTATCTCAGAAGTAATCCTATTGCTCATTTGCGACAACGCAGGCCAGATGCTCAACAGGGAGAGTCACTCACTGATGAGTTGGTTCGGTATCTCAGTCCTCAGCAGTTGGAGCGGTTATATCAGTTGGTGAGGCCAGATGTTCGGCTCCATGCCCTTGTCGCTCTTCTACATCGCAGTGGGGCCAGAATCTCTGAGATCCTGTCGTTAGATCTAGAAGTGATCGATCTTAAAGGTCGAAAGTATCAAGTACTGGGCAAGGGTAATAAAAAGCGCTGGTGCTTTTACAGTCAGGATGCTGAACAGATTTTAGAGAAGTACATTCATCACTATCGGCACTCTGGTAATGGGGCCTTGTTTACTGCTCGGCAACCCATGACAAGGACTATCAGTCGCCTTAGCTATACCACTGTGTACAAGGCTTGGAAAAAAATGACGCGAGATGAACCACTGCTCAAAGGAGTACGAATTCACGATTTGCGTCATACTTTCGCCACTGAGCGCGTGGGTCTGATGGGGATTGAAGAGCTGCGGGCGTTGCTGGGACATCAGCATATTCAAACCACTTTGCGCTATCAGAAAGTGACATCAGCTCGGGCAGAGGAGGTAGCAATGCAAGCACTAAAGAAGTTGACGAGTGGGTAG
- a CDS encoding helix-turn-helix domain-containing protein encodes MASELVTCAPHPQESLCDYVRRLRQQRNWTQVQLSEAAGVHRQTIGKIESGDSHRLNRRVRKGLALALCIPLEYLEAVCDGTDVPSVIRLKFCPKCWVPGTVPESMWTDPRSHYCFGCGTELTSRCRQCKEPILSLQFRFCPYCGTSYKPAAVE; translated from the coding sequence ATGGCATCAGAATTGGTGACCTGTGCCCCCCATCCCCAAGAATCCCTCTGCGATTATGTCCGCCGTCTTCGCCAGCAGCGGAACTGGACTCAAGTGCAACTGAGTGAAGCGGCAGGGGTTCATCGTCAAACGATTGGCAAGATTGAAAGTGGTGATAGTCATCGACTGAATCGACGAGTCAGAAAAGGATTAGCCCTAGCCCTTTGCATTCCCCTGGAGTATTTGGAAGCTGTTTGTGACGGCACAGATGTCCCTTCAGTGATCCGTCTGAAGTTTTGTCCAAAATGCTGGGTACCCGGAACAGTACCCGAGTCAATGTGGACAGATCCACGCAGTCACTATTGCTTTGGCTGTGGGACTGAGCTGACCAGCCGCTGCCGGCAGTGTAAAGAGCCAATCTTGTCTTTGCAGTTTCGTTTTTGCCCTTACTGCGGCACGTCCTACAAACCTGCTGCAGTTGAATAA
- a CDS encoding Tn3 family transposase, protein MDQDEDQPDKVDRIAYEMCVLRALREKLRCKEIWVAGANRYRNPDLDLPQDFDERREEYYQDLQQPLEVETFITQIQADMENALTLLNQGMPHNSKVEILSKRGGRIKVSPLEAQPEPMNIQKLKEEINHRWSLTHLLDVLKEADFRIDFTQHFKSAASREILSPQSLRKRLLLCIYGLGTNLGIKRIAHSEADAGYFELHYVRRKFLNKTALSCAITDVANAIFRIRLSHIWGEATTACASDSRHFESWDQNLMTEWHVRYGGRGVMIYWHVEKKSVCIYSQLKKCSSSEVAFMVKGVLRHCTEMSVNKSYVDTHGQSEVGFAFCYLLNFQLMPRFKGINKQKLYLPMSGQKKKYLHLKAILKRPIRWDLVREQYEPMIQFTTAMKQGTAEPEAILSRFTRNNIKHPTYLALAELGRAIKTIFLCQYLHDEALRQEINEGLNVVENWNSANDFIFYGKNGDFASNQTAMQELSMLCLHLLQISLVYINTLMIQKVLSEPTWMNRMQEEDLRALTPLFYLHINPYGRFRLNMNERLVIENLAA, encoded by the coding sequence TTGGATCAGGATGAAGACCAGCCAGACAAAGTAGATCGCATCGCCTATGAGATGTGCGTCCTCAGGGCCTTGCGAGAGAAACTACGGTGTAAGGAAATTTGGGTCGCCGGTGCCAATCGCTATCGCAATCCCGACCTGGATTTACCCCAAGACTTTGACGAGCGACGAGAAGAATACTACCAGGATCTGCAACAGCCCCTAGAGGTGGAGACCTTCATCACTCAAATCCAGGCTGATATGGAAAACGCTTTGACCCTACTGAATCAGGGAATGCCCCACAATTCCAAAGTTGAGATCTTGAGTAAGCGAGGAGGACGAATTAAGGTGTCCCCGCTTGAGGCACAACCGGAACCCATGAACATTCAAAAACTCAAGGAAGAGATCAACCACCGGTGGTCCCTAACGCATTTATTGGACGTCCTCAAAGAAGCGGACTTTCGGATTGATTTCACCCAGCATTTCAAGAGTGCGGCTAGTCGTGAAATATTGAGCCCCCAGTCCCTGCGAAAGCGCCTACTGTTGTGTATTTACGGACTGGGCACCAATTTAGGAATTAAGCGCATCGCTCATTCAGAAGCCGATGCAGGATACTTTGAATTGCATTATGTCCGACGCAAGTTTTTAAACAAGACTGCCCTCAGCTGTGCCATTACGGATGTGGCCAATGCGATTTTCCGGATTCGCCTTTCTCATATTTGGGGGGAAGCCACCACGGCTTGTGCGTCTGATTCTCGGCACTTTGAATCTTGGGACCAGAATTTGATGACGGAATGGCATGTTCGCTATGGCGGCCGGGGGGTGATGATCTACTGGCATGTCGAGAAAAAATCTGTGTGTATCTACTCGCAACTGAAGAAGTGTTCTTCCTCGGAGGTAGCCTTTATGGTTAAGGGTGTGCTTCGCCACTGCACGGAGATGTCCGTGAATAAAAGCTATGTGGATACCCATGGCCAAAGCGAGGTGGGGTTTGCCTTTTGCTATTTATTGAATTTCCAGCTGATGCCTCGCTTTAAGGGCATCAACAAGCAGAAGCTCTACCTGCCGATGTCCGGGCAGAAGAAGAAGTATCTCCATCTTAAGGCGATTTTAAAGCGACCCATTCGTTGGGATCTGGTTCGGGAGCAATATGAGCCCATGATCCAGTTCACAACCGCGATGAAGCAAGGCACTGCCGAACCTGAAGCCATTCTGAGTCGATTCACTCGCAACAACATCAAGCACCCCACCTACTTGGCTTTGGCTGAATTAGGGCGAGCCATTAAGACCATCTTCCTGTGCCAGTATTTGCATGATGAAGCCTTACGGCAAGAGATCAATGAAGGCTTGAATGTCGTTGAGAATTGGAATAGTGCCAATGACTTCATCTTCTATGGAAAGAATGGTGACTTTGCCAGTAATCAAACGGCGATGCAAGAACTGTCCATGCTTTGCCTGCACCTACTGCAAATCAGCCTGGTTTACATCAATACTCTAATGATTCAAAAAGTACTTTCTGAACCCACGTGGATGAATCGTATGCAGGAAGAAGATTTGAGGGCGTTAACGCCGTTGTTTTACCTCCATATCAATCCTTATGGACGTTTCCGCCTCAACATGAATGAGCGTCTGGTGATTGAAAACTTGGCTGCGTAG